The following are from one region of the Brassica rapa cultivar Chiifu-401-42 unplaced genomic scaffold, CAAS_Brap_v3.01 Scaffold1022, whole genome shotgun sequence genome:
- the LOC117131537 gene encoding uncharacterized protein LOC117131537, which translates to MSESDKERPVARLDKAQLDAIMATLMKEMDKKLEFVGATRSTNPVFGTTSQVRRAAREKRRGKRPAVGDESEDEDTSSGRSTDGERSVGSARSVRTGRAASQARSPTRHAARNRPDDNLGSLKLRIPVFSGTSNPDAYLEWETKIERVFDCQHYSETKKVKLAVTEFSGYALHWWDQIVTTRRRTGEPPVASWFELKTLMKKRFVPNHYGREIHQKLRRLTQGTKGVEDYYQEMEILMIKAAVEEASEATMARFQAGLNRDIQDRLEMQEYEDIYELLHKAILIEQQLKRKSSTKGSYGNNFKAPTTKDDKSFVKPKEEHEDKGKAPAARSRDVKCFKCHGFGHYANECTNKKAMILLDSGEVISEEEEEAIDYPVRGELLVTRRSLAVQSKLDVDNQRENLFHTRCIVYEKVCSLIIDGGSCTNVASEALVEKLGLKTGKHPRPYLLQWLNEEGELKVTDQVMVPITIGRYQDEIVCDVLPMDSSHILLGRPWQYDRRVIHDGFTNRHSFTHRDKKIVLAPLSPQEVHEDQLQLKLRRQEAKEKPADKQKKETNLLAKSSEIKKALCLQQSMLLFVFKGALMSSSDPAPVLPSELEFLLQDYGDVFPDESPKGLPPMRGIEHQIDLVPGASLPNRPAYRTNPEETKELQNKSMAEHVHHLKSVLEVLRKESLFANFKKCTFGTDHLVFLGFVVTAQGIRVDEEKVRAIRDWPSPKSVSEVRSFHGLAGFYRRFVKDFSTIAAPLTEVIKKDVGFKWEKAQEEAFQNLKGKLTNAPLLVLPDFTKTFEIECDASGVGIGAVLMQEKRPIAYFSEKLSGADVIMESTKEWNHEPDHGELVAVEEPTLEECLSRNKASIIRDNLIYIQATLHSS; encoded by the exons ATGTCTGAAAGTGATAAAGAAAGGCCCGTGGCTAGACTGGATAAAGCACAACTAGATGCTATCATGGCTACTCTCATGAAAGAGATGGATAAAAAACTTGAATTTGTTGGAGCTACTCGTTCTACTAACCCTGTCTTTGGCACAACTTCACAGGTTAGGAGAGCCGCTAGGGAAAAGAGGAGAGGCAAGCGACCTGCAGTAGGAGACGAATCTGAGGATGAAGATACTTCTTCTGGCCGTAGTACTGATGGAGAACGGTCCGTGGGATCAGCAAGATCAGTGAGAACAGGACGTGCAGCCTCCCAAGCAAGATCCCCTACACGCCATGCAGCAAGGAACAGACCAGATGATAACCTTGGGAGTCTCAAACTTCGAATACCAGTCTTCAGTGGAACCAGCAATCCAGATGCTTATCTTGAATGGGAAACGAAGATTGAGCGAGTGTTTGATTGCCAGCACTACTCAGAAACAAAGAAGGTGAAGCTTGCTGTGACAGAATTCAGTGGGTATGCTTTGCATTGGTGGGATCAGATTGTTACTACTAGGAGAAGGACTGGAGAGCCGCCAGTTGCTTCATGGTTTGAGCTCAAGACACTCATGAAGAAGCGGTTTGTCCCAAACCACTATGGTAGAGAGATTCATCAAAAGCTGAGgagacttacccaaggaaccAAAGGCGTGGAGGATTACTATCAAGAGATGGAAATACTCATGATCAAAGCGGCTGTTGAAGAAGCTTCTGAAGCTACTATGGCTCGATTTCAGGCTGGGCTTAACAGAGACATCCAGGACCGCTTGGAGATGCAGGAGTATGAGGACATCTATGAATTGCTTCACAAAGCAATCCTCATTGAGCAGCAACTGAAGAGAAAGTCCTCAACCAAAGGATCCTATGGCAACAACTTCAAAGCGCCTACTACCAAAGATGACAAGTCTTTTGTGAAACCCAAGGAAGAGCATGAGGACAAGGGAAAGGCACCAGCTGCTAGATCCAGGGATGTgaagtgcttcaaatgtcatGGTTTTGGGCACTATGccaatgagtgcaccaacaagaaAGCAATGATCCTCTTGGACAGTGGTGAGGTGATAtccgaagaagaagaggaagccatAGACTATCCAGTTCGTGGAGAACTACTTGTCACAAGGAGATCATTGGCAGTACAATCCAAGCTAGATGTAGATAATCAAAGGGAGAATCTGTTTCATACTCGTTGCATAGTTTATGAAAAAGTATGCAGTTTGATTATAGATGGAGGAAGCTGTACTAATGTTGCTAGTGAAGCTCTTGTAGAAAAGCTTGGATTGAAAACAGGGAAGCATCCTAGGCCATACCTTCTACAATGGTTGAATGAGGAGGGCGAGCTGAAGGTCACTGATCAAGTAATGGTTCCTATAACCATTGGAAGATACCAAGATGAGATCGTGTGTGATGTTCTGCCCATGGACTCTAGCCATATCTTGTTGGGAAGGCCTTGGCAGTATGATAGAAGAGTCATTCACGATGGGTTCACTAACCGGCATTCCTTCACCCACAGAGACAAGAAGATTGTACTGGCACCTTTGTCTCCACAAGAGGTACATGAGGATCAACTTCAACTAAAACTTAGGCGACAAGAAGCTAAAGAGAAACCAGCTGACAAGCAAAAGAAGGAGACTAATCTCTTAGCCAAGAGTAGTGAGATCAAGAAAGCTTTGTGTCTTCAACAATCTatgcttttatttgtttttaaaggtGCCCTAATGTCTTCTTCTGACCCTGCACCGGTTCTACCGAGTGAACTTGAGTTTCTTTTGCAGGACTATGGTGATGTCTTTCCAGACGAGAGCCCAAAAGGACTTCCTCCCATGCGTGGGATTGAACACCAAATAGACTTGGTCCCTGGAGCTTCTCTCCCAAACCGCCCTGCCTATAGAACCAACcctgaagaaacaaaagagctaCAGAA CAAGAGTATGGCTGAGCATGTGCATCACTTGAAATCTGTGTTAGAAGTGCTTAGGAAAGAATCCTTGTTTGCTAACTTTAAGAAATGCACTTTTGGGACAGATCACCTTGtttttctaggatttgttgTAACAGCACAGGGAATCAGAGTGGATGAGGAAAAGGTTAGAGCTATCCGAGACTGGCCTAGTCCTAAGAGTGTGAGCGAGGTGAGAAGTTTccatggtcttgccggcttttATAGAAGATTTGTGAAGGATTTTAGCACCATAGCTGCACCACTCACTGAAGTCATCAAGAAGGATGTGGGTTTCAAGTGGGAGAAGGCGCAAGAGGAGGCTTTTCAAAACCtgaaagggaagttgactaatGCTCCTTTGCTAGTTCTTCCAGATTTTACTAAGacctttgaaattgaatgtgatgcttctggtgtagGTATTGGAGCTGTGctgatgcaggagaagagacccatagcatatttcagtgagaaactaagTGGAgctgatgtgatcatggaaagcaccaaggaatGGAATCATGAACCTGATCATGGAGAACTTGTAGCTGTGGAAGAACCTACACTTGAAGAATGTTTGAGCCGAAATAAAGCTTCTATCATCAGAGACAACTTGATCTACATTCAAGCTACTCTAcactcaagctga